CAAGAAGCGGGCACTGTCCATTTCACCTCTGTCGGACGCCAGCCTGGACCTGCAGACGGTTATCCGCACTTCACCCAGCTCCCTCGTAGCTTTCATCAACTCGCGATGCACATCTCCAGGAGGCTCTTATGGCCATCTCTCCATCAGCACCATGAGGTGCAGTCAGCCCCGGGCCAAGAGGCCCCTAAAGCCCCTACCCAAGTCCATTAAAAGTCTCAAGCCCTCAAACCACCTGACCCTATTTGAATCCTTGTCATTTCAAGGGCAACTCTCCTCAGTACTTCCCTGGGACTGCCTCAACCACTTAAAATCCCAAGTCTTCCAGAAATCCTCCAAATAGCCCAATCCCTCCTGAGACTTCCAGATTGTCTTAAGTAActgccttctctcctcctcaGCCCATCTCTGGGATTCCCAGCCCAGATGAATCACCAAAAAGGGCCCTCGCCTTCCTTTGGAGTCCAGCCTTGTGGTCCCCATGACTCTGCCCGGGGTGGGATGATCCCACACCCTCAGTCCCGGGGACCCCTCCCAACTTGCCAGGTGAGAGTCCCCATATTGCTACCTGATTTCCCTTAGCtcagggtgggtgggtggtggaTTTTGTAGGGGAAAGGTGAAGAAGGACAAGGGTTATAAGTTTTCAGTACTAGAAAAGTAAAGAGGTGTGGATGCTGGGGTTCACTCCTTGCAGTTGAGTCAGACACTTCCAAATGGGATCTTTTGCCCATCCCATTCACCAGTGTAGTCTGAGGAGGAAGTCCCTTCCAAACCCAGGAggttccagctgcttgggtggGGGCACTTAGGGCAGGAAGACCTGGCTtggtttcctcttccttctgctgACTTCCACCCTCATCACCATCACCTCTTCCCCTGGGGAAGCTGAAGTCTGAGCTGGACATGCTGGTTGGCAAGTGCCGGGAGGAGCCCTTGGAAGGTGATATGTCCAGCCCCAACTCCACAGGCATACAGGTAAGGGGATGGGCGGGAGCTTTACCTCTAGGACCTGAGCAAAACTAAAGCTGTCACCCAAGTGACCCTAAGATTGCCTCTCTTGCCCTAGGATTCCCTGTTGGGAATGCTGGATGGGCGAGAGGACCTTGAGAGAGAGGAGAAGCGTGAGCCTGAATCTGTGTATGAGACTGACTGCCGTTGGGATGGCTGCAGCCAGGAATTTGACTCCCAAGAGCAGCTGGTGCACGTGAGCCCCAGGGGGTAACAGGAATGGCTAACCGAAAACTTTAGGAGATTCTGAGTGGGACATGGTAGAATCTGGCTGAGGGCAGGAGGTCAGAGGAGACTGAGGTTGAATGCTCAGTTGGGTAGGCAGAAGCTCAGAAGTTGCAACTTTGCCTTAGGGAGCTGGAAGACCTGAGATGTGAGATATGATATtgttcctgcctcttcctccttgaGTTGGAGTCGTGGAAGAGGAACAGGGAGTGGAGGGAAGGTCTGTTCTGGACCTTGGGGGCATGGCGGAGCCTCGGAGAGCCTTTGTATCTTCTCCCTCAGCATATCAACAGCGAGCACATCCACGGGGAGCGGAAGGAGTTCGTGTGCCACTGGGGGGGCTGCTCCAGGGAGCTGAGGCCCTTCAAAGCCCAGTACATGCTGGTGGTGCACATGCGCAGACACACTGGCGAGAAGCCACACAAGTGCACGGTGAGGCACCAGGGTCCCAAGTCCAGGGTCTCTTCCTAAATCGGGGCTCTCCTTCAAGGTAGAGCCCAAGGCAGACTTTTGCTTTTGTAAGTCCTTTCTTccataaacaaatattaaaaataatgtttgtgcGACTGTGTTGGCATAAAGAtgaatataatgatatatataaaaacactCTTGGATGTaaaagctcattttttttctgcttgattttaaaagaaattaaacaggccaggctgggcgcagtggctcacgcctgtaatcccagcactttgggaggccgaggcgggcaaatcacaaggttaggagttggagacaagcctggccaacatggcgaaaccctgtctctactaaaaatacaaaaaattagctgggcgtagtgtcggccgcctgtaatcccaactactcgggaggctgaggcaggagaatagcttgaacccaggaggcggagattgcagtgagccgagatcatgccactgtactccagcctaggcgacagagtgagactctgtctcaaaacaaacaaacaaaaaacaggccgggagcagtggctcacacctgtaatcccagcactttgggaggctgagcccggcagatcacaaggtcaggagttcgacaccagcctggccaatatggtgaaacactttctctactaaaaatataaaaattagctgggcgtggtggcgtgtgcctgtagtcccagctactcgggaggctgaggcagaagaatcacttgaacccgggaggcggaggttgcagtgagccgagatgatgccactgtactccagcctgggcgacagagcaaaactccgtctcaaaaaaaaattttttttttaaagacattaaaacaTGTTCGTGGGCCTCTTAAAGTATTGTCGGCCTTCAGTACTGTGCCTATTACTCTGCCTAATGGATAAACCCTGCATCAAGGACAACAGCCCATTCCCCCAAGATGACCCCATCTTGGGACGGCGTAAGATCCCTATGCAGGGAAATCTGCCCTGGCTTGGTCAGAAGATGCTCTAGCATCTTTATATTCCCACAGAGAGAGTGCCTCCAACTGCTTCCCTTCCCCAAGTTCTTACCTGCCCTTGTCCCCTAGTTTTGGGAATTCTCTCAAAGCCCCAGTGCCTTTCATCTTGAGTTATATTCTCTGATGTGTGTCCTTTTGGAGACTGAGGATTCCTTCCATCTCCATGTCCTCTGTCTGAGAACTATCCTTTGACCCCCCGCATGTCCCCCAGTTTGAAGGGTGCCGGAAGTCATACTCACGCCTCGAAAACCTGAAGACGCACCTGCGGTCACACACGGGTGAGAAGCCATACATGTGTGAGCATGAGGGCTGCAGTAAAGCCTTCAGCAATGCCAGTGACCGAGCCAAGCACCAGAATCGGACCCACTCCAATGAGGTGAATGCCCCAACTAAGAGACCTTCCCCTCTTGAGAAGCTACCTACCAGGGAGATTGCCCCATAAGAAATCCCTTAGCCCAGCACCCACTCCACAGAGGTGAGTCCCTCTCCCCACATAATTCGCCCAGAAAAGGCTTTTCTGAAACCCAGAATTTTCACTTAACCACTCCTCCTACCTTTAACCTCTAACCAGCCAAAGGGCTAACCTAAAATATGCCATCTAGAGGAGACCCCTGATCCCTCCATCCCCTGGATTTATGGGACCTCACAGCCCTGGGTTCACCTCCTCATCTTTCCCAGGCTGTCAGTTTTCCTAACCCTCCACTTAATCTCTGCATCTTTGACTCCCACCTGAGGCCTCCACCCTCGTTACTTCCTTTGGTGCTGTGtgctcctcccctgccccccgTGTTGTCAtcactttttcccatttcttctgcATTCTTCCACTTTGATCCATTTGCCTCTGTCTCCACTCTGCACTCAACAGAAGCCGTATGTGTGTAAGCTCCCTGGCTGCACCAAACGCTATACAGATCCCAGCTCGCTGCGAAAACATGTCAAGACAGTGCATGGTCCTGACGCCCATGTGACCAAACGGCACCGTGGGGATGGCCCCCTGCCTCGGGCACCATCCATTTCTACAGTGGAGCCCAAGAGGGAGCGGGAAGGAGGTCCCATCAGGGAGGAGAACAGACTGACTGTGCCAGAGGGTGCCATGGTGAGAGAGCCCAGGCAACCCTCACTTCCATACCCCAGCCCACCCTGTGGACATCTTTCTAGTTACTTCCCAACCCATCTGTCCCCTCCTATAGAAATCACTCTTCTGTGACCAGTCTGCCTGTCTCTTGTCTTAGTGTTGCTCTTTGGGCTTCCCCAAATCTAGAGATTTTagaatctttctctttctttctctctctctccttccttccttccttctttccttccttcctttctctctctctctctttctctctttctttctgacagggtcttgctctgtcacccaggctggagtgtagtggcataatcatagctcactgcagcctcgaacttctgggcttgaGTGAGgcactacaggtacacaccatcatgcctggctaatttttcttcttttgtagagatggagtctcgctatgttgaccaggctggtctcaaactcctggcatcaagcgatcctcccacctcagcttcccacagcGCTGGGATGAGCCAATGCATCCAACTCAAACTCTTTCTTAAATAGCGCTTAGTATATGTTCCAAGCCTTTTACATGTATAATTTCATGTACTCCTCACAGCAACTTCATGAGAAAGGGACTCACTCGtcccattttcagatgaagaaactcagGCATAGAGAAATAGCCCAAGGTCATAGAACTAAGAGCAAGAATTTGAGTCCAGCCAGTCCGTGCTCCAGCCTAAGTTCTTCTCATCAAACGTCTCACATTCAGTTTGCTCCCCTATCTCTTACCTGCTTAGCCCTTTCTACACTTACAAACTTCCTTGGAACCCCAGCAGTCACTGGGACACAGGCTTCAGCCACTCATCAAGTTGAAGGAGCTGTGGGGAAGGGTGTTGCCCTCAGACCTCATCTTCTCCACAGAAGCCACAGCCAAGTCCTGGGGCCCAGTCATCCTGCAGCAGCGACCACTCCCCGGCAGGCAGTGCAGCCAATACAGACAGCGGTGTAGAAATGGCTGGCAATGCGGGGGGCAGCACTGAAGACCTCTCCAGCTTGGACGAGGGGCCTTGCATTGCTGGCACTGGTCTATCCACTCTTCGCCGCCTTGAGAACCTCAGGCTGGACCAGCTGCATCAACTCCGGCCAATAGGGACCCGGGGTCTCCAACTGCCCAGCTTGTCCCACACTGGTGAGACCTGGGTGTGGGAGGTGTGGCTAAGGTGAGATTTGGACCTGCCCTGAGGTTGAGAGGAGGAAGTCACCCTTGAGGGCTGCCACGTGGCActtttgtataattaaaaaaagatctcCTTCCTCAATACACTTTCCGTTTATCAGAAAATAGTTGTGATGTACAAATACACAAAggctagccagacatggtggagggcacctgtaatcccagctactcaggaagctgaggcaggagaatcacttgaacctgggaggaggaggttgcagtgagcggagattgcaccattgcactccagcttgggcaacaagagcaaaactccgtctcaaacaaaacaaaacaaacaagtatGCAAAGGCTATGATGCGAATGCTGTTCCCTAGGATTGTGCAGCATACAACCTGCACAACTGTTCATAGCAACCCTGAATCTTTGGTAACCCAGAAACAGAATAGACATGGAAGTAGTAGGAGACAGAACTGACTGGTTAGGGATAATGAGCTTATCCCTGGGAATCTAGGACAAGGCTGTTGCATggaggaggcagggtgagatTTAGAGACTCCTTGACCATCCTACCTTTTCTCCCCATAACTTGCAGGTACCCCTGTGTCCCGCCGCGTGGGCCCTCCAGTTTCTCTTGACCACCGCAGCAGCAGCTCCAGCAGCATCAGCTCTGCCTATACTGTCAGCCGCCGctcctccctggcctctcctTTTCCCCCTGGCTCCCCACCAGAGAATGGAGCATCCTCCCTGCCTGGCCTTATGCCTGCTCAGCACTACCTGCTCCGGGCAAGATACGCTTCAGTCAGAGGGGGTGGTACTCCGCCCACTGCAGCATCCAGCCTGGATCGGATAGGAGGTCTTCCCATGCCTCCTTGGAGAAGCCGAGCCGAGTATCCAGGATACAACCCCAATGCAGGGGTCACCCGGAGGGCCAGTGACCCAGCCCGGGCTGCTGACCATCCTGCTCCAGCTAGAGTCCAGAGGTTCAAGAGCCTGGGCTGTGTCCATACAACACCCACTGTGGCAGGGGGAGGACAGAACTTCGATCCTTACCTCCCAACCTCTGTCTACTCACCACAGTCCCCCAGCATCACTGAGAATGCTGCCATGGATACTAGAGGGTTACAGGAAGAGCCAGAAGTTGGGACCTCCATAATGGGCAGTGGTCTGAACCCCTATATGGACTTCCCACCTGCTGATACTCTGGGATTTGGGGGACCTGAAGGGGCAGCAGCTGAGCCTTATGGAGCGAGGGGTCCAGGCTCTGTGCCTCTTGGGCCTGATCCACCCACCAACTATGGCCCCAACCCCTGTCCCCAGCAGGCCTCATATCATGACCCCACCCAAGAAACATGGGGTGAGTTCCCTTCCCACTCTGGGCTGTACCCAGGCCCCAAGGCTCTAGGTGGAGCCTACAGCCAGTGTCCTCGACTTGAACATTATGGACAAGTGCAAGTCAAGCCAGAACAGGGGTGCCCAGTAGGGTCTGACTCCACAGGACTGGCACCCTGTCTCAATGCCCACCCCAGTGAGGGGCCCCCACATCCACAGCCTCTCTTTTCCCATtacccccagccccctcctccccagTATCTCCAGTCAGGCCCCTATACCCAGCCACCCCCTGATTATCTTCCTTCAGAACCCAGGCCTTGCCTGGACTTTGATTCCCCCACCCATTCCACAGGGCAGCTCAAGGCTCAGCTTGTGTGTAATTATGTTCAGTCTCAACAGGAGCTGCtgtgggagggtgggggcagggaagaTGCCTCAGCCCAGGAACCTTCCTACCAGAGTCCCAAGTTTCTGGGGGGTTCCCAGGTTAGCCCAAGCCCTGCTAAAGCTCCAGTGACCACATATGGACCTGGCTTTGGACCCAACTTGCCCAATCACAAGTCAGGCTCCTATCCCACCCCTTCACCATGCCATGAAAATTTTGTAGTGGGGGCAAACAGGGCTTCCCATAGGGCAGCAGCACCACCTCGACTTCTGCCCCCATTGCCCACTTGCTATGGGCCCCTCAAAGTGGGAGGCACAAACCCCAGCTGTGGCCATCCTGAGGTGGGCAGGTTAGGAGGGGGTCCTGCCTTGTACCCTCCTCCCGAAGGACAGGTATGTAACCCTCTGGACTCTCTTGATCTTGACAACACTCAGCTGGACTTTGTGGCTATTCTGGATGAGGCCCAGGGGCTGAGTCCTCCTCCTTCCCATGATCAGGGGGGCAGCTCTGGACATACCCCACCTCCCTCTGGGCCCCCCAACATGGCTGTGGGCAATATGAGTGTCTTACTGAGATCCTTGCCTGGGGAAACACAATTCCTCAACTCTAGTGCCTAAAGAGTAGGGAATCTCATCCGTCACAGATTGCATTTCCTAAGGGGTCTCTATCCTTCCAGAAAAATTGGGGCAGCTGCAGTCCCCTGCACAAGATGCCCCAGGGATGGGAGGTATGGGCTGGGGGCTGTGTATAGTCTGTATATGTTTTGAGGAGGAATTTGATAATGACACTGTTTCCTGATAATAAAGGAActgcatcagaaaaaaaaaaaaaacaacatgccACTTTATGTGTTATTATGTTGGGGAGGAATGATAACAGGGAACAAGAAGAGAAGCAGGGGTTAATCCACTCACTTTCCTCTTTAGAGAAGCTCCCTCACCCATCCCAACCCCTCAAGTCACACTCATGAAGATGGAGACAGTCATTTGGGAGATTTAAAGGGATGTCCTCAAAACAGAACACCAGCCTCTCACCACCAGAGATGACTGGAAAtaggttttctcttccttccctgggTCAGGGGAAGAGGCTGGTGAAGTTGGTGAGCATCAGCTGGACCAGCTGCCCTGGGTAGAGAGCATGGGCTGCTGGGTCAGATGTCTCCTGCTCTGGCCGAAACAGGGTTGGTCCAAACACAATTCCCAGGTTGTGGGGAGTCATGCGATTCTTATCTGAGTGTGCTATTACCCTGTGGGCAAAGGCAAAGGAAGGGGATATATGGCAGCAGCTTGCCACTTCATAGAATCTAACCCTTCAAAGGTCTGAGCAGGGGGGAGGCCACTCTGGGATTCCTTCACGTGgtgacaaaaaaaacaaagagacacAGGGGAATGGAGATGGACCAGTGGAGAAACCTTCAGGATACAATCTGAAGATACAACTGCCTCTTCTGGCTTTAGGTACTACTGTAACAGTTCTATCTGCTCACGGTTTGGGAGTCTTTAATTCAAATGGCCATCCCCTCTCAGAAGTCACTGCCCAGGCCCAGTTCAACCAAGGAAGCCATCAGCAAGGTCCCAATGGGAGACAAagaggcagagggaagggagaggcaaGATTTCCCTTATTTCTTTCACAGCATCTTGGTTCCATTTCCCCACTTGATGCTGATCTTTAAGTTTTGACCTAAAGGCTttgatgggcgtggtggctcacacctgtaatcccagcactttgggacgctgaggtgggtaaatcacctgcggtcagaagtttgagaccagcctggccaacatggtgaaaccccgtctctactaaaaatacaaaaattagctgggcatggtggcaggcgcctgtaatcccagctactagggaggctgaggcaggagaatcgtttgaacccgggagacagaggttgcagtgagctaaaattgcaccactgcactccagcctgggtgacagagcaagactctgtctcaaaaataaaaaaaataaaaataataattaaaaaaaggcTTTGACCCTGGTAATATGCTCCTGCACAGAGGttgcctgtttcctcacctgccCATTAAACTTGGGTGCTTCCCTACCTTCACTCCACCTGCACGGAGTCCCTGTGGCATTCCCCACTCCACCCTTCCCCAGCATGAACAAAGAGGTTCAGTCTTCCTGACCTGCATAAATGCTCCAGGAGGTACCGTAGAGTGTCATGGTTGGGCTTTGGCATTGAGCCTATTAATTCTTGTATCTGAGAGAGGCACTGCTCTGATTCGGAGAGTGCTAGAAAGAGAGAGTAATGGGAAAGGCATTTGAGTGAGGTTAGGGAAGGTGCTAGGACAGGGTGAATAAATTCACTGCTCTTTCCTACAGGCATGGAAGACATCACAAATCTAGTACAGCTTTCTTTTTCACGTAGCCCAACTATTACCTCATAATTCTTTTCAGTTCAGCCCTCTAAACATTCACAAAAAAGCACCTGGAGTAGGCACCTGAGTTGAATGTTATTTTCCATCTCTAAAGTCAGAATGGGAAAGAAGAGTATAAGGGAACCTCTATTCTATTATTTACCACCCGTGTCCCCCATATCAAGGGTTCTTTCCAAAGCTCCAATCCTTACCAAGGGCAGCGCGGAAATGGGGCAGCAGCAGTGGTGGCACCAGAGGCTGGGGCAGCTCCCGGAGAAAAAGCTTCAGGGCTCCGGTGACCACATGAATGTCATCCCACTCAGTACTGTCCAAATCTAACCGACCTTCTGGAGGGAGAAGGAGGTATAGGGGCTTCAGGGCTCATGAAGGGCCAGAAAGATCTAGAGACTGAGAGATTAGAAGTTCTGGAGAAATCCAGTCAAAGCAGACTATAGGAATGCCTAGAGGGTCTACAGTGGGGCAAGGTAGCTAAGGTGGGGATGAGGACAACCCTCCCAGGAGTGGTACATGGAGGTATCCATGGGAAACAAAGAGGATATGTGGAAGTTTTAGGGATCTGAGGGGTCTTCCATGTAAGTACCTTGTCCTGGCTGTTCTGGGAACACATACCTCCCATCGGAGGTGACTGCACGCTCTGCAACATGAATGAGAAGAGATCAGGAGCTAAGACATGCACTTCCAGCCTGACGGTCTCTGTGCTCTGCCAGCTTCCTCATGTAGAATCTCCCATGGTTCTCAGGCAACACATTCTTAGTACAACCACTGGCCCACAAACCTTCTCACCTCTGTCCACCAGAAAGCGAAGTTTCTGGACCACTGCCAAGTTCCCGCTCACCCGATAAATGCCATCTACATCCAGACCTGGGAGATGAGGGAGGAGTAGATGAGGACTGCtgcttaaaagtgtgtgtggTGAGGAATATAAGGGTGGAGAGAAAAAGGGCAGTAGGAAGACTAAGTAGAATGGGGGAGGCAGAAAATTCTACGCCTTAGCCTGTTGGAAGAGAATTCTGGGGTCTCTGAGAAAATGACCTCTTTTATCCACAGCAGCAATGCAGAGCCGCACAAAGCTGGGCACCGTGTCTCCTTCCCGCTGGCAGAGTGATTCCAATTGGCAGCCGAACACCTGGTCTGGGGAGGCAAAGTGAGGCGGGAAGCCGGTGCCAGCGTCACTCACCGGAGCTCTTTTCAGCATAGGTCTTTACCCTTAAGTGAGGCTGGTCCTCCTGGCTGCCTGGGCAAGGAAATACACTCCGCCCCCCTTCCCCTGCTTCAAACAATCTGACAAAGGGGTACACGTCTTCCCGGCTTCTCCTCTAAACAATCTGGGGTAGTGGGAAAGCAGCAGTCACAGAAGGCTGTGGTCTAGTTCTGGGAAGCTCTACTCTGAGCCTCGCTGGAGTTTTCTTATCCAGGAACCTGGCCCAGCCCCCTCACCTCGGAGCAGACCCCGCTCCTGCAGGCTTTGTAAGGGCGGTCTCTTTGCGATGAGCCGCTTTAGTTTGTTGCGCACGCGGTTCTGCTCGGTGCCTTCGGGCCCCCGAACTACAGGAGGCAGGTGGAGCGGGGCGTGAGCGCCCAGGAGCCTCGCTGCGCTCCCGGACCCTCCCTCCCCGGCCCGCGCCTCACTGGAGCTCCGGCGGCTGCTGAGGCGCAGCAGCGGTTTGGACACCGGCTCCGACTCCTCTTCTTCGTCCTCCCCGGCGCTCAGCTCCGCCAGCTCCGCGGGTCCGGAGCCCGACAGACGCAGCTCCAGGGGGTTCTCCCGATCCTAGACCCGGGGCGGGCCGTGTCGAaggtgagagaggagagaaatcTGCACCCCTAGGGGGACTCTGACCCACTGCCAGGGTCCCACGTCCCAGCCCCGCCCCAGGCCGGGCTCTCCACCGagcccaccctgcccccaccgACCCTGATTCCTACAGTTCCTACCCCACTCCCTTGGTCCCGGCCGGCCCgagcctccctcccagcctgcACCCCTCTAACCAGCCGCTCGATGACAGTCCGCAGCGCGCGGTGCCAGGCTCGCAGCTCTGTCTCGTGGTCGGACTGCAGCAGGAACTCGTGGCCAGGGACCGTGCGGATCTGAGGGCCAGGCGGGGAAACGTTCGGGTCAACGGGGAGGAGTATAAAAAGCAGGGAGACCTAGTGGGAGGCCTGCGCGGGAGATTGGGGGCGCCCTCTGGTCGGGTGGGGCCTTGGAGACGCGCGGGAGGGCGCTCACGTGCAGGACGTTGCGGCGGCTGGACAGGTGGCGGCCGTGCGCCAGGGCCGCCCCGCGCAGGTCCACGCTGCTTTCGGGCCGGCTACCCGCTGGCCCCTGACAAtgagggaggaaactgaggccacgATGCTGTTTCCTTCAATGTTTCCCTCTCCCCGGTGGACTGTGAGGAGGTGGGAGGCTTCCTCACTTCTTTACCTTCCTCTGCACCGCCCTCCGCGCTGCCGCGCCCCACATTGGCGTAAGGCGGAGGCAGCGCCCTCACCCCTCCTGCTCCCCTAGCTCACACTCACCCAACCAGAGGAGGGCGCTGTCGGCGGTGGCTCTCGGTAGAACACTAGGCTGTTACCCGTTAACACCACCCAAGACGGGCCCCAGTTCTTCCTGCGGGGGCAGAGAGGGGAGGTAGTGGTAGTGAAAAGGTCATTCTAGAATTACACGGGGAGGGTGCTCTTCCAACACCCTGCTCTACCCTACGGAGTTGACAGCCCAGGCCCTAGCTGTATTCCGGGTTCTCACCTGAGCTTGCGCCCCCCTTGGGCAATCTTGGTCATGTTGAGCAGACCCGACTTTTCCACCTCCTGGGAAATGGAGGGAATGGTATCTGTAAGTCACCCTGCGCCCTCCACAGTGGCCACGGCTTTCCCTAGGGGGTCTCCCAGGAGTGAAGTCCCTTAAAGTTGCTGAGGGAGGGCTGGGTAAGAGGATAATTCAGAAAGAGGAAGATGTTTTTGAGGAGCAGGAATTAGGGGGGGTGTGGGGCAGGGAGGATCTTGGCATTCACAAAGAAATGGGAGATTCACATGGGGGTCTTCCAGGAGCTGCGGCAGAGGTCGAGGGGGCTGCAAGGCTGGAGGATCAAGCTTCGAGGTGCGTTGGCTGAGGCTGAGTGAACCCTAGGGGAGAGGATTGGAGAAGCAGGTGGGGAAACCCTTGACTCAGGGATCCCTGGCTGAAGGGGGAAGAGGGGTGGGATGTGGGTGAGAGGCAGGGGGTGTGATGGGGAATGGAGAATGTTTTACACAAAACAGAAAGTCATAACAAGCTGGCTTTTTCTGCATGTGATTGGGAGATGGGAGGGATCTCACCTGTGGGTCAAGCGGTTCTGGGGTCCCTGTGTCAGATCCGAAGCCTTTTGCCTG
This sequence is a window from Theropithecus gelada isolate Dixy chromosome 11, Tgel_1.0, whole genome shotgun sequence. Protein-coding genes within it:
- the ARHGAP9 gene encoding rho GTPase-activating protein 9 isoform X6, encoding MSEPPVYCNLVDLRRCPRSPPPGPACPPLQRLDAWEQYLDPNSGRCFYINSLTGCKSWKPPRRSRSEMNPGSMEGTQTLKRNNDVLQRQAKGFGSDTGTPEPLDPQGSLSLSQRTSKLDPPALQPPRPLPQLLEDPHEVEKSGLLNMTKIAQGGRKLRKNWGPSWVVLTGNSLVFYREPPPTAPSSGWGPAGSRPESSVDLRGAALAHGRHLSSRRNVLHIRTVPGHEFLLQSDHETELRAWHRALRTVIERLVRGVQAGREARAGRDQGSGDRENPLELRLSGSGPAELAELSAGEDEEEESEPVSKPLLRLSSRRSSIRGPEGTEQNRVRNKLKRLIAKRPPLQSLQERGLLRDQVFGCQLESLCQREGDTVPSFVRLCIAAVDKRGLDVDGIYRVSGNLAVVQKLRFLVDRERAVTSDGRYVFPEQPGQEGRLDLDSTEWDDIHVVTGALKLFLRELPQPLVPPLLLPHFRAALALSESEQCLSQIQELIGSMPKPNHDTLRYLLEHLCRVIAHSDKNRMTPHNLGIVFGPTLFRPEQETSDPAAHALYPGQLVQLMLTNFTSLFP
- the ARHGAP9 gene encoding rho GTPase-activating protein 9 isoform X2, producing MISAHCNLCLPGSRHSCASGSQVAGTTVAGPVHSANLTLCNGEAERRGKEEWSDSHHHPGPTPAPESSDGPHKVTVLATMLSSRWWPSSWGSLGLGPRSPSRGSQLCALYAFTYTGADGRQVSLAEGDRFLLLRKTNSDWWLARRLEAPSTSRPIFVPAAYMTEESIPSQSPTTAIPSQLLWTPGPKLFHGSLEELSQALPSRAQASLEQPPPLPPKMCRSVSIDSLRPCLLKPFQEGPSGRCLSREDLPSEASASTAGPQPLMSEPPVYCNLVDLRRCPRSPPPGPACPPLQRLDAWEQYLDPNSGRCFYINSLTGCKSWKPPRRSRSEMNPGSMEGTQTLKRNNDVLQRQAKGFGSDTGTPEPLDPQGSLSLSQRTSKLDPPALQPPRPLPQLLEDPHEVEKSGLLNMTKIAQGGRKLRKNWGPSWVVLTGNSLVFYREPPPTAPSSGWGPAGSRPESSVDLRGAALAHGRHLSSRRNVLHIRTVPGHEFLLQSDHETELRAWHRALRTVIERLDRENPLELRLSGSGPAELAELSAGEDEEEESEPVSKPLLRLSSRRSSIRGPEGTEQNRVRNKLKRLIAKRPPLQSLQERGLLRDQVFGCQLESLCQREGDTVPSFVRLCIAAVDKRGLDVDGIYRVSGNLAVVQKLRFLVDRERAVTSDGRYVFPEQPGQEGRLDLDSTEWDDIHVVTGALKLFLRELPQPLVPPLLLPHFRAALEQCLSQIQELIGSMPKPNHDTLRYLLEHLCRVIAHSDKNRMTPHNLGIVFGPTLFRPEQETSDPAAHALYPGQLVQLMLTNFTSLFP
- the ARHGAP9 gene encoding rho GTPase-activating protein 9 isoform X4, which codes for MLSSRWWPSSWGSLGLGPRSPSRGSQLCALYAFTYTGADGRQVSLAEGDRFLLLRKTNSDWWLARRLEAPSTSRPIFVPAAYMTEESIPSQSPTTAIPSQLLWTPGPKLFHGSLEELSQALPSRAQASLEQPPPLPPKMCRSVSIDSLRPCLLKPFQEGPSGRCLSREDLPSEASASTAGPQPLMSEPPVYCNLVDLRRCPRSPPPGPACPPLQRLDAWEQYLDPNSGRCFYINSLTGCKSWKPPRRSRSEMNPGSMEGTQTLKRNNDVLQRQAKGFGSDTGTPEPLDPQGSLSLSQRTSKLDPPALQPPRPLPQLLEDPHEVEKSGLLNMTKIAQGGRKLRKNWGPSWVVLTGNSLVFYREPPPTAPSSGWGPAGSRPESSVDLRGAALAHGRHLSSRRNVLHIRTVPGHEFLLQSDHETELRAWHRALRTVIERLDRENPLELRLSGSGPAELAELSAGEDEEEESEPVSKPLLRLSSRRSSIRGPEGTEQNRVRNKLKRLIAKRPPLQSLQERGLLRDQVFGCQLESLCQREGDTVPSFVRLCIAAVDKRGLDVDGIYRVSGNLAVVQKLRFLVDRERAVTSDGRYVFPEQPGQEGRLDLDSTEWDDIHVVTGALKLFLRELPQPLVPPLLLPHFRAALALSESEQCLSQIQELIGSMPKPNHDTLRYLLEHLCRVIAHSDKNRMTPHNLGIVFGPTLFRPEQETSDPAAHALYPGQLVQLMLTNFTSLFP
- the ARHGAP9 gene encoding rho GTPase-activating protein 9 isoform X1, with protein sequence MRRGSRHSCASGSQVAGTTVAGPVHSANLTLCNGEAERRGKEEWSDSHHHPGPTPAPESSDGPHKVTVLATMLSSRWWPSSWGSLGLGPRSPSRGSQLCALYAFTYTGADGRQVSLAEGDRFLLLRKTNSDWWLARRLEAPSTSRPIFVPAAYMTEESIPSQSPTTAIPSQLLWTPGPKLFHGSLEELSQALPSRAQASLEQPPPLPPKMCRSVSIDSLRPCLLKPFQEGPSGRCLSREDLPSEASASTAGPQPLMSEPPVYCNLVDLRRCPRSPPPGPACPPLQRLDAWEQYLDPNSGRCFYINSLTGCKSWKPPRRSRSEMNPGSMEGTQTLKRNNDVLQRQAKGFGSDTGTPEPLDPQGSLSLSQRTSKLDPPALQPPRPLPQLLEDPHEVEKSGLLNMTKIAQGGRKLRKNWGPSWVVLTGNSLVFYREPPPTAPSSGWGPAGSRPESSVDLRGAALAHGRHLSSRRNVLHIRTVPGHEFLLQSDHETELRAWHRALRTVIERLVRGVQAGREARAGRDQGSGDRENPLELRLSGSGPAELAELSAGEDEEEESEPVSKPLLRLSSRRSSIRGPEGTEQNRVRNKLKRLIAKRPPLQSLQERGLLRDQVFGCQLESLCQREGDTVPSFVRLCIAAVDKRGLDVDGIYRVSGNLAVVQKLRFLVDRERAVTSDGRYVFPEQPGQEGRLDLDSTEWDDIHVVTGALKLFLRELPQPLVPPLLLPHFRAALALSESEQCLSQIQELIGSMPKPNHDTLRYLLEHLCRVIAHSDKNRMTPHNLGIVFGPTLFRPEQETSDPAAHALYPGQLVQLMLTNFTSLFP